A portion of the Naumovozyma castellii chromosome 2, complete genome genome contains these proteins:
- the NCAS0B01290 gene encoding uncharacterized protein produces the protein MMFTEIFLVFLIALFIIKTFNSRYTVTLTLDVSIVHKTEFVKKREYTFDSVPIEEPIFRNQTVLYSPIKKQYFQEALVEKIYEAITTSVLRTISSLKLAHWHYKLGAKSNKAKEKSTIQDTRKESDLFDFKNGSIDEVLDHYSIVQVYLDMAKLRKENLRTSIIKL, from the coding sequence ATGATGTTCACTGAAATCTTCTTAGTATTTCTAATAGctcttttcattatcaaaacTTTTAATTCAAGGTACACCGTTACACTGACGTTGGATGTTTCTATTGTTCACAAGACTGAGTTTGTCAAGAAGAGAGAATATACATTTGATTCAGTTCCTATAGAAGAGCCCATTTTCAGGAATCAAACAGTTTTGTATTCCCCTAtaaaaaaacaatatttccaagaagCACTGGTAgagaaaatatatgaaGCCATAACAACTTCCGTTCTCCGCACAATATCTTCACTGAAGTTAGCCCATTGGCATTATAAGTTGGGGGccaaatcaaataaagCCAAGGAGAAATCCACTATTCAAGATACAAGAAAAGAGTCTGATCTTTTTGATTTTAAGAATGGATCAATAGATGAGGTGTTAGATCATTATTCGATTGTACAGGTATATCTGGACATGGCAAAATTAAGAAAGGAAAATCTCAGGACTTCGATTATAAAACTTTAG
- the NCAS0B01270 gene encoding uncharacterized protein: protein MQPSTHAAQKDNSEEKKDNFDLVINCLSNVSCVIV from the coding sequence ATGCAACCATCTACTCACGCCGCTCAAAAAGATAACTCcgaagaaaagaaggacAACTTCGATCTTGTCATCAACTGTTTAAGTAACGTTAGCTGTGTCATCGTCTAG
- the AIM41 gene encoding Aim41p (ancestral locus Anc_8.635), whose amino-acid sequence MFQFTRPLIKTSILPLRLLRFSSTEAYTNALTHLKKDLKAAMLAKDDTKKTTIRSMLSTIKNNEIAQNGKEATFSEFTLFDTYSKMIKESQESIKEFQENDRKDLMEKESAEMEIVKSYLRQLPVTSEEEVDVKVFELLKSLKENDKDLQIKNVFGKVNWRDLSNEWKTSPTVIKRSILRQFKDAL is encoded by the coding sequence ATGTTTCAGTTTACTAGACCATTAATAAAAACATCTATTTTACCATTGAGGTTATTGAGATTCAGTTCAACCGAAGCTTATACCAATGCGCTGACCCACTTAAAGAAGGATCTTAAGGCTGCTATGCTTGCCAAAGATGACACGAAGAAGACAACTATACGAAGCATGTTATCAACAATCAAAAACAATGAGATTGCCCAAAATGGGAAGGAGGCCACGTTTTCAGAGTTCACGCTCTTTGATACATACTCCAAGATGATTAAAGAAAGCCAAGAATCTATAAAGGAATTCCAAGAGAATGATAGAAAGGATTTAATGGAGAAGGAAAGCGCCGAGATGGAGATTGTTAAAAGTTATCTGAGGCAATTACCAGTAACctcagaagaagaagtcGATGTCAAAGTCTTTGAACTATTGAAGAGCCTAAAAGAGAATGATAAGGACTTACAGATTAAGAATGTATTTGGTAAGGTAAACTGGAGGGACCTATCAAATGAATGGAAAACATCTCCAACTGTTATAAAACGTAGTATCCTCAGACAATTCAAGGATGCTTTATAG
- the ENV9 gene encoding Env9p (ancestral locus Anc_8.684): MIDPNSLPYYNPEVDRKVAVITGGNSGIGWYTVLHLYMHGFTVYLCGRTSHKIKKAINEITIEAEARLGLLEKEVDDFGKDIHLGSLRYIHMDLTDLKCVEKAAQKLLKLEDKIDVLINNAAILAIPYELTKDGFEIQLQTNYIAHFLLTMRLLPAIKKCHGRIITLGSLGHRLEVTYWNLNKKWDYKPNMIFTWFRYAVAKTASIQYTKMLSIKYPEVLCLSLHPGLVMNTNLFSYWTRLPIVGMFFWLFFQIIGYFVGVSNEQGSLATLHCALSPDLTPERDNGKYFTTGGVESKCSYVANNLDDAASTWIWTIHELKDRGFNI, from the coding sequence ATGATAGACCCCAATTCATTGCCATATTACAATCCAGAGGTTGACCGGAAGGTTGCCGTCATAACAGGAGGAAACAGCGGGATTGGTTGGTACACTGTGCTGCATTTATATATGCACGGGTTCACAGTGTACTTATGTGGACGCACTTCACATAAGATAAAGAAAGCCATCAATGAGATTACCATTGAGGCAGAAGCAAGACTGGGGTTATTAGAAAAAGAGGTCGACGATTTTGGAAAGGATATTCATCTTGGATCTCTCCGGTATATTCATATGGATTTAACTGATCTAAAATGCGTAGAAAAAGCTGCACAGAAATTGTTGAAGCTAGAGGATAAAATAGATGTGCTGATAAATAATGCCGCCATATTGGCAATACCTTACGAATTAACTAAAGACGGGTTTGAAATTCAACTACAAACAAATTATATTGCACATTTTCTATTGACTATGAGATTGTTACCTGCAATTAAGAAATGCCACGGAAGAATAATAACTTTAGGGTCATTAGGTCATCGTTTGGAGGTCACATATTGgaatttaaataagaaaTGGGATTATAAACCTAATATGATATTCACCTGGTTCAGATATGCTGTGGCTAAGACTGCATCGATTCAATATACAAAGATGCTTTCCATTAAGTATCCAGAGGTACTGTGCCTGTCTCTTCATCCTGGCTTAGTAATGAATACGAACTTGTTCAGTTATTGGACAAGACTCCCGATTGTCGGAATGTTTTTCTGgttattctttcaaatcattgGATATTTCGTTGGGGTATCTAATGAACAAGGTTCTTTGGCTACACTTCACTGTGCTCTATCCCCTGACCTTACCCCAGAGAGAGataatggaaaatattttaccaCAGGTGGTGTAGAATCGAAATGCAGTTATGTTGCCAACAACCTGGATGATGCGGCGTCTACATGGATATGGACTATCCACGAATTAAAGGACCGTGGATTTAACATATAG
- the RUD3 gene encoding Rud3p (ancestral locus Anc_8.636) — MGKNKKKNAKKQTQHVEEKKQDQEHEPVEVVEKETEKVVDTPEVQQSENKDDLQISEAVAPEVLEPKVNENTELQKKDAEIEALKKELAHLTKEFEETKSRASNEVPAQVKITTESEATSDQTEEFTKVKEERDHFESQYNMLLSRISSMKNVFQKMKESQRELELVQEQLNEYESQNIKLKSKVESVTKENKELSSTVITLNKEFSTLESEYEALENTSSEYEKKIKSLEHQLDNSSSTHSHALEASQKEKEQLDSQLQELIVILDNNKQDIADLKDEKEELKQNLQTYENEKKNLENLVEQVSMKLEEETNRSKENIQEKEKEINALRVQLDTKLETNKELAQEMQNLNDEIEKLKEGTAAKAKLEEESKNQAVQIAKLRHEAIILNEHLTKALAMLKKSSDSESVDKELISNLLISFVSIPRADPKKFEVLELLSSFLSWDDDKRQQAGLILDPREKDKNPGSMSRTQNFVSLWTDYLEKESEK, encoded by the coding sequence ATGggtaaaaataaaaagaagaacGCCAAGAAGCAAACCCAACACgttgaagagaagaagCAAGACCAAGAACATGAACCTGTTGAAGTCGttgaaaaggaaactgAAAAAGTAGTCGATACCCCAGAAGTGCAGCAATCTGAAAACAAGGATGATTTACAGATATCCGAAGCTGTTGCACCGGAAGTTCTCGAGCCCAAAGTGAACGAAAATACAGAACTGCAAAAGAAAGATGCTGAGATAGAAGCTCTAAAAAAAGAGCTAGCACATTTAACGAAGGAATTCGAAGAAACGAAAAGCAGAGCATCGAATGAAGTGCCCGCACAAGTAAAGATAACTACTGAATCTGAAGCTACGTCTGATCAGACGGAGGAATTCACGAAAGTTAAGGAAGAACGTGACCATTTTGAATCTCAATATAACATGTTATTAAGCAGAATTTCCTCCATGAAAAACGTATTCcagaagatgaaagaaTCTCAAAGAGAACTAGAATTGGTTCAAGAGCAATTAAACGAGTATGAATctcaaaatataaaattgaagagtAAAGTAGAGTCGGTAACTAAAgagaataaagaattaagtTCTACTGTGATAACCTTGAATAAAGAATTCTCCACATTAGAGAGTGAATATGAAGCCTTAGAGAATACGTCATCTGAAtatgagaagaaaataaaaagtttGGAACACCAATTAGACAATTCTTCTAGTACACATTCACATGCTTTGGAGGCATCTCAAAAGGAGAAGGAACAATTAGATTCTCAATTACAAGAACTTATAGTAATACTGGATAATAACAAGCAAGATATTGCTGATTTAAAAGACGAGAAAGAGGAACTCAAACAAAATTTACAAACTTATGAAAAcgaaaagaaaaacttggaaaatttaGTGGAACAAGTATCTATGAAGTTAGAGGAAGAGACGAATAgatcaaaagaaaatattcaggagaaggaaaaagaaataaatgcTTTGAGAGTACAACTAGATACCAAATTGGAGACAAATAAGGAACTGGCCCAAGAAATgcaaaatttgaatgatgagATTGAGAAGCTGAAAGAAGGCACGGCGGCTAAAGCTAAACTCGAGGAAGAATCTAAAAATCAAGCTGTACAAATTGCCAAGTTACGTCATGAGGCCATTATTTTAAATGAACACTTAACGAAGGCATTAGCaatgttgaagaaatcaagtGATTCAGAGTCTGTCGATAAAGAGTTGATTTCTAacttattaatttcatttgtttcCATCCCAAGAGCAGAtccaaagaaatttgaagttCTAGAACTACTCTCCAGTTTCTTGAGTTGGGATGATGATAAGAGACAACAGGCAGGGTTGATCTTGGATCCTAGGGAAAAGGACAAAAACCCAGGCTCCATGTCTAGAACACAGAATTTTGTATCATTATGGACAGATTATTTAGAAAAGGAGAGCGAGAAGTAA
- the CDC60 gene encoding leucine--tRNA ligase CDC60 (ancestral locus Anc_8.683), translating into MYILHYSSIVQKAIIKLDSGLPTISETMSASKGLVLENTARRDALIAIEKKYQKIWAEEHQFEIDAPTLSEEPVTMTSEELHEKYPKFMSSMAYPYANGALHAGHCFTLSKVEFSVGFERMNGKRALFPLGFHCTGMPILACADKLKREAELFGKDYLNVPTEEEEEEEVVEVKKESDDVTRFKAKKSKAQAKKGRSKYQFEIMLQLGIPRDEVYKFADGKHWLTFFPPLIEKDCTSFGARIDWRRSFVTTDANPYYDAFIRWQMNKLKAAGKIKFGERYTVYSEKDGQACMDHDRQSGEGVTPQEYVGIKIEATEFAEEAQKIIDETAAIDKSKKIYFVAATLRPETMYGQTCCFVSPKIQYGIFDAGDSYYITTERAFKNMSYQKLTPKRGDYKAVVTIPGKAFIGTKIHAPASAYGELRILPMETVIASKGTGVVTCVPSNSPDDFMTTKDLLHKPEYYGIKAEWVKGDILPIIHTEKYGDITAETLCKDLKIQSPKDTNLLAEAKKAAYKEDYYSGVMIYGKYKGEKVEIAKNKCKADLIDAGEAFVYNEPESLVMSRSGDECIVSLEDQWYVDYGEESWKKQAVECLEGMELFAPEVKNAFEGVLDWLKNWAVCRTYGLGTRLPWDEKYLVESLSDSTIYQAFYTIAHLLFKDYFGKDIGPLNITAEQMTPEVFDYIFQHTDNIKSDIPLESLEKLRREFEYFYPLDVSISGKDLIPNHLTFFIYTHVALFPKKFWPKGIRANGHLMLNNAKMSKSTGNFMTLEQIVEKFGADASRIALADAGDTVEDANFDESNANAAILRLYTLKIWAEDIIKNHTTMRTGEITDFFDVAFEHEMNALIEKTYEQYHLTNYKNALKYGLFDFQTARDYYREASGTMHKDLVFRYIETQALVLAPIAPHFAEYIYRELLGKTGSVQNAKFPRATKPVDQGVISSLNYVRNLQRAIREAEGQALKKKKGKAAEIDSSKPVKLSLLISESFPEWQSGCVEVVRKMFAEHTLDDSKKIRENINPKDMKRAMPFISMLKQRLTTETPEEVFERDLLFNEIDTVKAALKNIERAAQGLNIAEVSIISFPNGAKVAKDIFSGEEVPIPGSAKAIEGAVPGMPGVVFQNI; encoded by the coding sequence atGTATATATTACACTATTCATCAATAGTACAGAAGGCTATAATTAAGCTAGATAGTGGTCTACCAACTATATCCGAAACAATGTCCGCTTCTAAAGGTTTAGTCCTAGAAAATACGGCTCGTAGAGATGCTTTGATCGCCATcgaaaagaaatatcagAAAATCTGGGCTGAAGAACATCAATTCGAGATTGATGCACCAACGCTTTCGGAAGAACCCGTCACTATGACCAGTGAAGAACTACATGAAAAATACCCTAAGTTTATGTCTTCTATGGCTTACCCATATGCTAATGGTGCACTACATGCGGGCCATTGTTTCACTTTATCAAAGGTGGAATTTTCCGTTGGGTTTGAAAGAATGAACGGGAAGAGAGCTTTGTTCCCATTAGGGTTCCATTGTACCGGTATGCCAATTCTTGCATGTGctgataaattaaagagaGAAGCCGAACTATTTGGTAAGGATTATCTAAATGTGCCaactgaagaagaggaagaagaggaagtTGTTGAAGTTAAGAAAGAATCCGATGACGTTACAAGATTTAAGGCTAAGAAATCTAAAGCTCAAGCTAAGAAAGGCCGTAGCAAATATCAGTTTGAAATTATGCTTCAATTAGGTATTCCAAGAGATGAAGTTTACAAATTTGCTGATGGTAAGCATTGGTTAACCTTTTTCCCACCTctaattgaaaaagattgTACTTCTTTTGGTGCTCGTATCGATTGGAGACGTTCTTTCGTAACCACCGATGCTAATCCATACTACGATGCCTTCATTAGATGGCAAATGAACAAATTAAAGGCTGCTGGTAAGATTAAGTTTGGTGAGCGTTATACTGTTTATTCTGAAAAGGATGGCCAAGCATGTATGGATCATGATAGACAATCTGGTGAAGGTGTCACACCACAAGAATATGTTGGTATCAAGATTGAAGCTACCGAATTTGCCGAAGAAGCTCAAAAGATCATTGATGAAACAGCAGCTATCGATaaatcaaagaagatttaCTTTGTTGCAGCAACATTGAGACCAGAAACGATGTATGGTCAAACCTGTTGTTTCGTTTCCCCAAAGATTCAATACGGTATTTTCGATGCAGGTGACTCTTATTACATTACCACTGAACGTGCTTTCAAGAATATGTCTTACCAAAAGTTGACTCCAAAGAGAGGTGACTACAAAGCTGTTGTTACTATCCCAGGTAAAGCCTTTATTGGTACCAAGATTCATGCACCCGCTTCAGCTTACGGTGAACTAAGAATTTTACCTATGGAAACCGTTATCGCCTCCAAGGGTACAGGTGTCGTTACTTGTGTTCCATCAAACTCTCCAGATGATTTCATGACCACCAAGGATTTATTACATAAACCTGAATATTACGGTATTAAGGCTGAATGGGTTAAAGGTGATATCTTACCTATTATTCATACCGAAAAGTACGGTGATATTACTGCTGAAACTCTATGTaaggatttgaagattcaaTCACCAAAGGATACCAACTTATTAGCTGAAGCCAAAAAGGCTGCATACAAAGAAGATTATTACTCCGGTGTGATGATATACGGTAAGTACAAGGGCGAAAAGGTTGAAATAGCTAAGAACAAATGTAAAGCTGACTTGATTGATGCTGGTGAAGCTTTTGTCTACAATGAACCTGAATCTTTGGTCATGTCGCGTTCTGGTGACGAATGTATTGTTTCCTTAGAAGATCAATGGTATGTTGACTATGGTGAAGAATCATGGAAGAAACAGGCTGTCGAATGTTTGGAAGGAATGGAATTATTTGCCCCAGAAGTTAAGAACGCCTTTGAAGGTGTTCTTGATTGGCTAAAGAATTGGGCTGTCTGCCGTACCTATGGGCTAGGTACTAGATTGCCATGggatgaaaaatatttggttgAATCCTTGTCAGATTCTACCATTTACCAAGCATTCTACACAATTGctcatttattattcaaagattaCTTTGGGAAGGATATTGGTCCACTAAATATCACTGCTGAACAAATGACACCAGAAGTTTTTGACTACATTTTCCAACATACCGATAACATTAAATCTGATATTCCATTAGAATCGttagaaaaattaagaagGGAATTTGAGTATTTCTACCCATTAGATGTTTCTATCTCTGGTAAGGATTTGATTCCAAACCATTTgactttcttcatctacACTCACGTTGCCTTATTCCCAAAGAAATTCTGGCCAAAGGGTATTAGAGCTAATGGTCATTTAATGTTAAACAATGCCAAGATGTCTAAATCCACAGGTAACTTTATGACTTTGGAACaaattgttgaaaaattcgGTGCTGACGCCAGTCGTATCGCTCTTGCTGACGCAGGTGACACTGTCGAAGATGCCAACTTCGATGAATCTAATGCTAATGCTGCCATTTTAAGATTGTACACCTTGAAGATTTGGGCtgaagatattattaagaaCCACACAACTATGAGAACTGGTGAAATAActgatttctttgatgtTGCTTTCGAACATGAGATGAATGCCTTAATTGAAAAGACCTACGAACAATATCACTTGACCAACTATAAGAATGCCTTGAAATACGGTCTATTCGATTTCCAAACGGCAAGAGATTATTACCGTGAAGCCAGTGGTACAATGCACAAGGATCTTGTTTTCCGTTATATTGAAACTCAAGCTTTAGTCCTAGCTCCAATTGCTCCACATTTCGctgaatatatttatcGTGAACTTCTTGGCAAAACTGGGTCTGTTCAAAATGCTAAATTCCCTCGCGCTACTAAACCAGTTGATCAAGGTGTAATCTCTTCTTTGAACTATGTTAGAAACTTGCAAAGGGCTATCAGAGAAGCTGAAGGTCAAgctttgaagaagaagaagggtAAGGCTGCTGAAATAGACAGTTCTAAACCAGtaaaattatcattattgattTCAGAATCCTTCCCAGAATGGCAATCAGGATGTGTCGAAGTTGTCCGTAAAATGTTTGCCGAACATACCCTAGATGACTCAAAGAAAATTAGGGAGAATATTAATCCAAAGGATATGAAGAGAGCTATGCCTTTCATTTCCATGTTGAAACAACGTCTAACTACTGAAACTCCAGAAgaagtttttgaaagagatttactatttaatgaaatcgaCACCGTAAAGGCTGCGTTAAAAAACATTGAAAGGGCTGCCCAAGGTTTGAATATTGCTGAAGTCAGTATCATTTCATTCCCTAACGGAGCTAAGGTTGCCAAGGATATCTTTTCCGGGGAAGAAGTTCCAATTCCAGGATCTGCAAAGGCAATTGAAGGGGCAGTTCCAGGTATGCCGGGTGTCGTGTTCCAGAATATCtga
- the NCAS0B01280 gene encoding uncharacterized protein (ancestral locus Anc_8.633), giving the protein MVVPSVKRTIRIKTTQHILPDLPPVENFPMRQWSIEIVMLDKEGNELPATILDRVTYHLHPTFVNPNRTFQDSPFRIEEQGWGGFPLNISLFLLEKAGERKITHDLNFLQDSYQVDHVIQVPVNKPALVTELAKSGPMVEITALTANLGTKRKSTAIVAEPKPKKTKMTTGTIPVTSPVLMKGDVDIERLAFGLTKLKEDDLVNIVQMIMDNQTPDMDASNNVEEGEFVFDFFTFPEDLLKSLWEYVKSNVPAKDLK; this is encoded by the exons ATGGTAGTACCA TCCGTAAAAAGAACTATTAGGATAAAGACGACACAGCATATCCTTCCTGACTTACCACCAGTAGAGAACTTCCCAATGCGTCAATGGAGCATTGAGATTGTTATGCTTGATAAAGAAGGGAATGAATTGCCAGCAACCATCCTAGACAGAGTTACTTATCATTTACATCCCACGTTTGTGAACCCAAATAGAACCTTCCAGGATTCTCCATtcagaattgaagaacaaggGTGGGGTGGATTCCCATTGAATATAagtttgtttcttttgGAAAAGGCTGGAGAAAGGAAGATTACTcatgatttgaatttcttaCAGGATTCATACCAGGTGGATCATGTTATTCAAGTGCCAGTCAATAAACCAGCGCTGGTCACTGAATTGGCGAAGAGTGGTCCTATGGTGGAAATAACAGCTTTGACTGCCAATTTAGGGACAAAGAGGAAGAGCACAGCTATTGTTGCTGAACCCAAACCGAAGAAGACTAAAATGACCACTGGGACTATTCCTGTTACGAGTCCGGTCTTAATGAAGGGTGACGTTGATATTGAGAGATTAGCGTTCGGTTTAACAAAACTAAAAGAGGATGATTTGGTAAATATAGTTCAGATGATAATGGACAATCAAACGCCTGATATGGATGCATCCAATAACGTGGAAGAGGGTgaatttgtttttgatttctttaCATTCCCAGAAGACTTGCTAAAGAGTCTTTGGGAGTATGTTAAAAGCAACGTTCCAGCAAAAGATCTGAAGTAA